From a single Plasmodium yoelii strain 17X genome assembly, chromosome: 9 genomic region:
- a CDS encoding PIR protein: MDKDVCKKFQDVRKWFPDQLDDKKMYQFKDDTHFKRYCTGGSCDTDLDKINAGCLYFFDTFFKDETTFQNDAKGNIYIVQYIMIWLIYMLNLTKTEENDSIGSFYKTYIEHGNKYTTNIKYISGYNDYKDLINTNYYFLSMDMSIVSKLYDAFNTLCDIYNELDTNYSNCTQCSGKASQFVETYKTIIIDHNNGENPRYFYVLINLLTDYENLKKNCDIFPPIPNIENIISEATSSSSIASKLIPILSILVAIAIFLGISYKYSLFGFRKRFQKQKLREKIKNIMKKMIH; encoded by the exons ATGGATAAGGACGtg tgtaaaaAGTTCCAGGATGTAAGGAAATGGTTTCCTGATCAATTGGACGATAAGAAAATGTATCAATTTAAAGATGATACACATTTCAAAAGGTATTGTACTGGTGGTAGTTGTGATACTGATCTCGACAAAATTAATGCTGggtgtttatatttttttgatacaTTCTTTAAGGATGAGACTACGTTTCAAAATGATGCAAAAGGAAACATCTATATTGTTCaatacattatgatatggttaatttatatgttaaaccttaCCAAAACTGAAGAAAACGACAGTATAGGCtctttttataaaacatatatagaGCATGGTAATAAGTATactactaatataaaatatattagtggttataatgattataaggatcttataaatacaaattattattttttaagtatggATATGAGCATTGtatctaaattatatgatgcatttaataCATTATGTGACATATATAATGAGCTTGATACAAACTACTCAAATTGCACGCAATGTTCGGGAAAAGCTAGTCAATTTGTTGAAACATATAAAACAATTATCATAGATCATAACAATGGTGAAAATCCCCgctatttttatgtattgattaatttattaactgattatgaaaatttaaaaaaaaattgtgataTTTTCCCACCCATTCCAAATATAGAAAACATAATTTCTGAAGCtacatcaagttcgtcgatagcaagcaaattaattccaattttatcgatattagttgcaatagcaatttttttaggaatttcttataag tattcattatttggatttcggaaacgatttcaaaaacaaaaattaagagaaaaaataaaaaatataatgaagaaaatgattcattaa